In Candidatus Woesearchaeota archaeon, a single genomic region encodes these proteins:
- a CDS encoding phage antirepressor protein, whose protein sequence is NDLELIFTMLGEASTTRIAKDKDAQGFIENKEAAKKGGIVGGVARKELEQQSVRKVSTPENYLTEPEKKKKLPRQK, encoded by the coding sequence TGAACGATTTAGAACTGATTTTCACAATGCTTGGTGAAGCATCTACTACAAGAATTGCAAAAGATAAAGATGCTCAAGGATTTATCGAAAACAAAGAAGCGGCAAAGAAAGGCGGAATAGTTGGGGGTGTAGCTAGAAAAGAACTTGAACAGCAAAGTGTTAGAAAAGTATCTACTCCAGAGAATTATCTTACTGAACCTGAAAAAAAGAAAAAACTCCCGCGTCAGAAATAA